The Caulifigura coniformis genome includes a region encoding these proteins:
- a CDS encoding sensor histidine kinase, producing MIAPDPATRRTVAGSRAASIGKATPLQSLRTRLAVWNAAVVILTAVTTLVILRQGVTWALLREIDEILGEDIVEIGLMLSEIPKDQFGELTHELDRKAIGHRHHGWFAELLGPQGERIWLSGGRDSGPPAPQAARSGPPADLRTIRGPAPPNQHGVKTVVVGTRLTLLRHDLSKIDELVVLTATLIFAVAPLFAYWLAGRATNAVGEITRTASRLRPDRLEERLPLRGTGDELDQLAQTINGLLDRIAVFLDHKRDVLANAAHELRTPLAAIRSSVEVALNEQRTPQEYQELLEDIIDQSGSLQTLLNQLLLLSEAEAELLRSQVDVVGLDRIVSRAVEMFQGVAEVREISLEVQPLPRCDVSGNKVHLQQVVNNLIDNGLKYTPAGGKVQVTLNVDRDRRVARLHVKDSGIGVSAVDVPRIFDRFFRVDRSRRRDSPEGTGLGLSICKAVVEAHGGKISCQSTLGQGTEFTVELQLASPPDPEADGESTDAQRAALPR from the coding sequence ATGATTGCTCCTGACCCCGCAACCCGGCGAACGGTCGCGGGTTCGCGCGCCGCTTCGATCGGCAAAGCGACGCCCCTCCAGTCGCTGCGAACCCGGCTCGCCGTGTGGAATGCCGCGGTGGTGATCCTCACGGCCGTGACCACTCTCGTCATCCTCCGGCAGGGAGTGACCTGGGCTCTGTTGCGGGAAATCGACGAGATCCTCGGGGAGGACATCGTCGAGATCGGATTGATGCTTTCGGAGATTCCGAAAGACCAGTTCGGAGAGCTTACGCACGAACTCGATCGCAAGGCGATCGGACACCGGCACCATGGGTGGTTCGCCGAACTCCTCGGCCCGCAAGGCGAACGCATCTGGCTCTCAGGTGGCCGCGACTCCGGCCCTCCCGCTCCGCAGGCCGCCCGCAGTGGTCCACCGGCCGACCTGCGGACAATCCGCGGACCCGCTCCCCCGAATCAGCACGGCGTCAAGACCGTCGTCGTCGGGACTCGGCTCACGTTGCTCAGGCACGATCTCTCCAAGATCGATGAACTGGTCGTCCTGACCGCCACGCTCATCTTTGCGGTCGCTCCCCTCTTCGCCTACTGGCTGGCCGGGCGCGCGACCAATGCGGTTGGCGAAATCACGCGGACCGCGTCCCGCCTGCGGCCCGACCGGCTCGAAGAACGGTTGCCGCTGCGCGGTACGGGGGACGAACTGGACCAGCTCGCGCAGACAATCAATGGGCTGCTCGACAGAATCGCCGTCTTTCTCGACCACAAGCGCGACGTCCTCGCCAACGCCGCACACGAACTCCGCACGCCCCTCGCGGCGATCCGCAGTTCCGTGGAAGTTGCCCTCAATGAGCAGCGGACTCCGCAGGAATACCAGGAGTTGCTCGAAGACATCATCGACCAGAGCGGCTCGCTGCAGACCCTGCTGAATCAGCTTTTGCTGCTGTCTGAAGCCGAGGCCGAACTGCTGCGTTCGCAGGTCGATGTCGTTGGACTTGATCGGATCGTGTCGCGCGCCGTCGAGATGTTTCAGGGGGTCGCCGAAGTTCGCGAAATCTCACTGGAGGTTCAGCCTCTTCCCCGCTGCGACGTATCCGGAAACAAGGTGCACCTGCAGCAGGTCGTGAACAACCTGATCGACAACGGCCTCAAGTACACGCCGGCCGGGGGGAAGGTACAAGTGACGCTCAACGTCGATCGCGACAGGAGAGTTGCGCGGCTGCATGTGAAAGATTCCGGCATTGGTGTCTCCGCTGTCGACGTGCCTCGCATTTTCGACCGCTTCTTTCGCGTCGATCGATCGCGCCGCAGGGACTCCCCCGAAGGAACCGGCCTGGGCCTGAGCATCTGCAAGGCCGTGGTCGAAGCCCACGGAGGAAAGATCAGTTGCCAGAGCACGCTCGGACAGGGGACCGAGTTCACAGTCGAGCTGCAACTCGCGTCTCCCCCGGACCCGGAGGCCGACGGTGAATCGACCGACGCCCAGCGGGCCGCGCTCCCACGCTAA
- a CDS encoding universal stress protein: MSGFQHVLVPVDFSAESIQALHYGCAFARNDKAPLSVLHAVQNLAPLTFGGAEVVSNIAVQYADEAEANARKALENVVPAEWMQGLEIRREAVVGATAETILDYARSHQVDLIVVGTHGRGGVTRMLLGSVAEKIVQRAPCSVLVVRQREHEFVTPGSELPRPQNVLVPIDFSDRGQKALEEGADLAARFGAELHLLHVVEDTTPATSELATTSSVFRAYMRELTTQGEKQVEDVQIPNLGVSVVQRKVVIGSPIARITAYAAEKEIDLIVMGTHGRTGAMHWLLGSVAERVVRSAPCPVMVCRRTADDPAK; encoded by the coding sequence ATGTCTGGTTTTCAACATGTGCTGGTTCCGGTCGATTTCAGCGCCGAAAGCATTCAGGCCCTGCATTACGGGTGTGCCTTCGCGCGGAACGACAAGGCGCCGCTGTCCGTTCTTCATGCCGTTCAGAACCTCGCGCCCCTGACGTTTGGCGGAGCCGAGGTGGTCTCGAATATCGCCGTGCAATACGCCGATGAGGCGGAGGCCAATGCGCGGAAGGCCCTTGAGAACGTTGTTCCCGCCGAGTGGATGCAAGGGCTGGAGATCCGACGCGAGGCAGTCGTCGGGGCGACGGCTGAGACCATTCTGGATTACGCCCGGTCCCATCAGGTCGACCTGATCGTCGTCGGCACCCATGGTCGCGGCGGAGTGACGCGCATGCTCCTTGGAAGCGTCGCGGAGAAGATCGTCCAGCGGGCCCCCTGCAGCGTGCTGGTCGTCCGCCAGCGTGAGCACGAGTTCGTGACCCCCGGAAGCGAACTCCCGCGGCCTCAGAATGTGCTTGTGCCGATCGATTTCAGCGACCGCGGCCAGAAGGCGCTGGAGGAAGGCGCTGATCTCGCCGCGCGATTCGGGGCGGAACTCCACCTGCTGCACGTCGTGGAAGACACCACTCCCGCGACCTCCGAACTGGCGACCACTTCCTCCGTCTTTCGGGCCTACATGCGTGAACTCACCACGCAGGGCGAGAAGCAGGTCGAGGACGTCCAGATCCCGAATCTGGGCGTTTCGGTCGTTCAGCGGAAAGTCGTGATCGGCTCCCCCATCGCCAGGATCACCGCCTATGCCGCAGAGAAAGAGATCGACCTGATCGTGATGGGAACGCACGGCCGCACTGGCGCCATGCACTGGCTGCTCGGCAGCGTCGCCGAACGCGTCGTCCGCTCCGCCCCCTGCCCGGTGATGGTCTGCCGTCGAACGGCCGACGACCCGGCGAAGTAA
- a CDS encoding DinB family protein, whose product MTMAQTLIPEYDQETANTRKVLERVPDDKFDWKAHPKSHTMGWVANHLAEGVGWIEGIVNYDNWDVNPPGGPKYQSPDLRSTREVLASFDSAVVAGRKALQAVSDADFQKEWALLDNGKPIISMPRAAMVRIYGINHLIHHRAFLCSYLRLNNIPVPGMYGPSGDE is encoded by the coding sequence ATGACGATGGCCCAGACCCTGATTCCTGAATATGACCAGGAAACCGCCAACACCCGGAAAGTGCTCGAGCGGGTGCCCGACGACAAGTTTGACTGGAAGGCCCATCCCAAAAGCCACACGATGGGCTGGGTCGCCAACCACCTCGCAGAAGGGGTCGGCTGGATCGAGGGAATCGTCAACTACGACAACTGGGACGTGAATCCCCCAGGCGGGCCGAAATACCAGTCCCCGGACCTCAGAAGCACGCGGGAGGTCCTCGCGAGCTTCGATTCGGCGGTGGTGGCCGGCCGCAAAGCACTCCAGGCCGTTTCGGATGCGGACTTCCAGAAGGAATGGGCGCTGCTCGACAACGGGAAGCCGATCATCAGCATGCCCCGGGCCGCGATGGTGCGGATCTACGGCATCAACCACCTCATCCACCACCGGGCGTTTCTGTGCAGCTATCTGCGGCTGAACAACATCCCTGTTCCCGGGATGTATGGGCCGTCCGGAGACGAGTGA
- the dapA gene encoding 4-hydroxy-tetrahydrodipicolinate synthase: MSRKGEQFAGLTVALVTPFKDGKVDEAALKKSVDFQIEAGTDVVSPVGTTGESPTLTHDEHERVIAIVCEHAAGRIKVMAGTGSNSTSECVRLTKYAKKSGATGALIVGPYYNKPTQEGFYQHFQAVAEACDLPIVLYNIPGRTAKNIEPETICRIAELPTVVAIKESTGLMDQASQVLSGSNLTLLSGDDSLTLPLMSLGGSGVVSVVGNIIPKDVKAMIAAWNKGDIKTAQAAHHKLFPLCRDLLGLSTNPIPIKAAMTALGRDAGPVRLPLTPLSESEMQKLRKSLTNHGLL, encoded by the coding sequence ATGTCGCGTAAGGGTGAGCAGTTTGCCGGGTTGACAGTCGCGCTGGTGACGCCGTTCAAGGACGGCAAGGTGGACGAGGCCGCCCTCAAGAAGTCGGTCGATTTCCAGATCGAAGCCGGCACCGATGTCGTCAGTCCCGTCGGCACCACCGGCGAAAGCCCCACCCTCACTCATGATGAGCACGAACGCGTCATCGCGATCGTCTGCGAGCATGCGGCCGGACGCATCAAGGTCATGGCCGGGACCGGCTCCAACAGCACCTCCGAGTGCGTGCGCCTCACGAAGTACGCCAAGAAGTCGGGAGCGACCGGGGCGCTGATCGTCGGGCCCTATTACAACAAGCCGACCCAGGAAGGCTTCTACCAGCACTTCCAGGCCGTCGCCGAAGCCTGCGACCTGCCGATTGTGCTCTACAACATTCCCGGACGGACGGCGAAGAACATCGAGCCGGAGACGATCTGTCGCATCGCCGAGCTCCCGACCGTCGTCGCCATCAAGGAATCGACGGGCCTCATGGATCAGGCCTCGCAGGTTCTCAGCGGGAGCAACCTGACGTTACTTTCCGGAGATGACAGCCTGACCCTCCCGCTGATGTCGCTTGGCGGCAGCGGTGTGGTCTCGGTCGTCGGCAACATCATTCCGAAAGACGTGAAGGCCATGATCGCCGCCTGGAACAAGGGCGACATCAAGACGGCCCAGGCCGCGCACCACAAGCTCTTCCCGCTCTGCCGCGACCTCCTTGGCCTGTCGACCAACCCCATCCCGATCAAGGCCGCGATGACGGCACTGGGCCGCGACGCGGGTCCGGTCCGCCTGCCGCTCACGCCGCTCTCGGAATCTGAAATGCAGAAGCTGCGGAAGTCGCTCACGAACCACGGCCTGCTGTAA
- a CDS encoding uroporphyrinogen-III synthase yields the protein MPLRVCSFESRRQDEMASLIRRQGGEPTIAPSMREAPLEKHEPVFEFWKRLTAGEIDLVILMTGVGTQAMFDVLTTRMSREDVVAEMNRHPVCIRGPKPAVVLRNWTVRIDHRAPEPNTWREVLTILDANAVPLSGTTVAVQEYGKPSIELYDELRRRGATVVTVPVYRWELPADLEPLKDAIRRCVAGEFDALLFTSAQQAHHVLQVADQIGLREQWLAAANRCVIGSIGPTATETLVELNLKPDLEPDHPKMGPLVSETMSKAPSLLSAKQSQ from the coding sequence ATGCCCCTTCGCGTCTGCAGTTTTGAAAGTCGCCGTCAGGACGAGATGGCGTCGCTGATCCGCCGCCAGGGGGGCGAGCCGACCATCGCTCCTTCCATGCGCGAGGCCCCGCTCGAGAAGCACGAGCCGGTCTTCGAGTTCTGGAAGCGGCTCACCGCCGGTGAGATCGACCTCGTCATCCTGATGACCGGCGTCGGGACGCAGGCGATGTTTGACGTGCTGACCACGCGCATGTCGCGTGAGGACGTCGTCGCGGAGATGAACCGGCATCCCGTCTGCATTCGTGGCCCCAAACCGGCCGTCGTGCTTCGCAACTGGACCGTCCGCATCGACCATCGCGCGCCCGAGCCGAACACCTGGCGCGAGGTGCTGACGATTCTCGATGCCAACGCCGTCCCCCTCAGCGGCACGACAGTGGCCGTGCAGGAATACGGCAAACCAAGCATCGAACTTTACGACGAGCTTCGTCGGCGTGGGGCGACGGTCGTCACGGTGCCCGTCTACCGCTGGGAACTGCCGGCCGACCTCGAACCGCTCAAGGACGCCATCCGCCGCTGTGTCGCCGGCGAGTTCGATGCGCTGCTGTTCACCAGCGCCCAGCAGGCCCATCATGTTCTGCAGGTCGCCGATCAGATCGGGCTCCGCGAACAGTGGCTCGCCGCCGCGAACCGCTGCGTCATCGGCAGCATCGGACCCACGGCCACGGAAACCCTCGTCGAACTGAATCTCAAACCCGACCTCGAACCCGACCACCCCAAAATGGGTCCTCTCGTTTCCGAAACGATGTCGAAGGCTCCCTCCCTTCTGTCAGCAAAGCAGTCTCAGTGA
- the argJ gene encoding bifunctional glutamate N-acetyltransferase/amino-acid acetyltransferase ArgJ, with protein sequence MHLPLGFSAAGVACGIKSDPSKLDLALFLSDRPATAAGVFTQNQVVGAPVKVSRSRVPSTTVRGVVLNSGCSNACTGQRGIDDAQWMTAAVAEQVGCQPEDILVCSTGIIGHFLPRQKLAEGIPVVSKSVAAGDDHFLAAARAMMTTDTVPKQAMRKLSLGGKTVTISGACKGAAMIAPNMATMLAVVMTDVRIIPETAQKLLTQAVNTSFNCISVDQHTSTSDTVLFLANGATGITIGDTAMQEFQQALTDVCQELSQKIIRDAEGAEHFVTVDVIGARTSEEAYRMAKSVCDSPLVKTAVAGNDPNWGRIVSAAGYSGVKFFEEECSLAINGIEVYRAGAPTQFDADAVSAAMKTGEVHFVLTFTHGKEQSRCWTCDLTAEYVRLNADYST encoded by the coding sequence ATGCATCTTCCCCTCGGTTTCTCCGCCGCCGGCGTCGCCTGCGGGATCAAGTCCGACCCCTCGAAGCTCGACCTCGCCCTGTTCCTCTCCGACCGCCCGGCCACGGCCGCTGGCGTGTTCACCCAGAACCAGGTCGTTGGAGCGCCGGTGAAGGTCTCGCGGTCGCGCGTGCCCAGCACGACAGTTCGCGGCGTCGTCCTCAATTCCGGCTGTTCCAATGCCTGTACAGGCCAGCGCGGGATTGATGACGCTCAGTGGATGACGGCCGCCGTCGCCGAGCAGGTCGGTTGCCAGCCGGAAGACATCCTCGTCTGCTCGACGGGCATTATCGGTCACTTCCTCCCGCGCCAGAAGCTGGCCGAAGGAATCCCGGTCGTCTCGAAGAGCGTCGCGGCCGGCGATGACCATTTCCTCGCAGCCGCTCGCGCGATGATGACGACCGACACCGTCCCCAAGCAGGCGATGCGCAAGCTGTCGCTCGGCGGCAAGACGGTCACGATCTCCGGAGCCTGCAAAGGGGCCGCGATGATCGCCCCCAACATGGCCACGATGCTGGCCGTTGTGATGACTGATGTCCGCATCATTCCCGAAACGGCCCAGAAGCTTCTCACACAGGCCGTGAACACCAGCTTCAACTGCATCAGCGTCGACCAGCACACCAGCACCAGCGACACCGTCCTGTTCCTGGCCAACGGCGCTACGGGTATCACGATCGGCGACACCGCCATGCAGGAGTTCCAGCAGGCTCTGACCGATGTCTGCCAGGAACTGTCGCAGAAGATCATCCGCGACGCCGAAGGGGCCGAGCACTTCGTGACGGTCGATGTGATTGGCGCCCGGACTTCGGAGGAGGCTTACCGCATGGCGAAGTCCGTCTGCGATAGCCCGCTCGTCAAAACCGCCGTCGCCGGCAACGATCCGAACTGGGGCCGGATCGTCTCGGCCGCCGGCTATTCGGGCGTGAAGTTCTTCGAAGAAGAATGCTCATTAGCGATCAATGGCATCGAGGTGTACCGGGCCGGCGCTCCGACGCAGTTCGATGCCGACGCCGTTTCCGCCGCGATGAAGACCGGCGAAGTCCACTTCGTCCTGACGTTCACCCACGGCAAAGAACAAAGCCGCTGCTGGACGTGCGATTTGACGGCCGAGTACGTCCGGCTGAATGCCGACTATTCGACATAG
- a CDS encoding FMN-binding negative transcriptional regulator, which translates to MYTPSSFRVDDLTTLHAFMERYSFAMLCSSTNGEQQATHLPLLLDRDSGPHGQLIGHMARANPQWKRAAGSQVMAIFAGPHAYISPTWYESNETVPTWNYAAVHAYGTFQPIEDDARLREIVRRTVDVYERSMPRPWSMDVVPPETIDKLLLGIVGFEIRIDRLEGKWKLNQNHPVERREKVVRALTATGRPDDVAIADLMRRQIDSESPT; encoded by the coding sequence ATGTACACCCCGTCCAGCTTCCGCGTTGATGATCTGACCACTCTCCACGCCTTCATGGAGCGGTACAGTTTCGCAATGCTCTGCTCGTCAACGAACGGCGAACAGCAGGCAACGCATCTTCCGCTGCTGCTCGATCGCGATTCCGGTCCGCATGGCCAACTCATCGGCCACATGGCCCGCGCCAATCCGCAGTGGAAACGCGCCGCCGGTTCGCAGGTGATGGCGATCTTCGCCGGTCCGCACGCCTACATCTCGCCGACGTGGTATGAGTCGAACGAAACGGTTCCGACCTGGAACTACGCGGCCGTTCATGCCTACGGAACGTTTCAGCCGATCGAGGATGACGCCCGGTTGCGGGAAATTGTCCGCCGGACGGTCGACGTCTATGAACGTTCGATGCCCCGGCCGTGGTCGATGGACGTCGTCCCGCCGGAGACGATCGACAAACTGCTGCTCGGCATCGTGGGCTTCGAGATCCGGATCGACCGGCTCGAAGGGAAGTGGAAGCTCAACCAGAACCATCCCGTCGAACGACGCGAGAAAGTGGTTCGTGCCCTCACAGCGACAGGCCGCCCCGACGACGTGGCCATCGCGGATCTTATGCGCCGGCAGATCGATTCAGAGTCACCGACCTGA
- a CDS encoding MFS transporter, translating into MSEPAALSSKPWSKDPSFWCLTATQFCGALNDNIFKQLVMLLCIDVALGDPDKDQQFLAQVLFSAPFILLSGFAGYLADRHSKRSIIVLCKLAEIAIALGGMVAFGFGGLTAALLVLALMGTHSAFFGPPKYGVLPELFHEHDLPKVNGIILMTTFLAIILAFPTAGALKIACDGHLWMASIACVVLAVIGTLTALPVRKTPIARPDLTFEPATLFIHPSTWSVIKQQKGLLVALLASSAFWLTGGVVYPMVINSVGKLQFGLDDFETGKLAACTGIGITVGCVTAGILSKNQFRAGLVKLGMWGMLATLAVLSIPGSGMIQRELSPAEIKKFGGVVEKAAPAGEAAPEAEKVIREFRPMWLGVYGAGALLILLGISAGLFSVPVQVYLQARAPAEQKGRIIGVMNLFNWIGIAAAGPFWKLCNSYLGKYQAPNLLFAAAALGVIPLLILYRPKDEQLA; encoded by the coding sequence ATGTCTGAACCTGCCGCCCTCTCTTCGAAGCCGTGGTCCAAAGACCCCTCCTTCTGGTGCCTCACGGCGACCCAGTTCTGCGGCGCCCTGAACGACAACATCTTCAAGCAGCTGGTGATGCTGCTCTGCATCGATGTGGCACTCGGGGATCCCGACAAGGATCAGCAGTTCCTGGCCCAGGTGCTGTTCTCGGCCCCGTTCATTCTGCTGTCAGGATTCGCAGGTTACCTCGCCGACCGCCACAGCAAGCGGTCGATCATCGTGCTGTGCAAGCTGGCGGAAATTGCGATTGCGCTGGGCGGAATGGTGGCGTTCGGCTTCGGTGGGCTCACGGCCGCGCTCCTTGTCCTGGCGCTGATGGGGACGCACAGCGCGTTCTTCGGGCCACCGAAATACGGCGTCCTCCCGGAGCTGTTCCACGAACACGATCTGCCGAAGGTGAACGGCATCATCCTGATGACGACGTTCCTGGCGATCATTCTCGCGTTTCCCACGGCCGGAGCACTCAAGATCGCCTGCGACGGACATCTCTGGATGGCGTCCATCGCCTGCGTTGTCCTGGCGGTCATCGGAACGCTCACGGCGCTGCCGGTCCGCAAGACTCCGATCGCCCGCCCCGATCTCACCTTCGAGCCGGCGACACTCTTCATCCATCCCAGCACGTGGTCAGTCATCAAACAGCAGAAAGGCCTGCTTGTCGCGCTGCTCGCGTCGTCGGCCTTCTGGCTGACGGGGGGCGTCGTCTATCCGATGGTGATCAACTCCGTAGGAAAACTTCAGTTCGGGCTGGATGACTTCGAGACGGGCAAGCTCGCAGCCTGCACCGGAATCGGCATCACGGTCGGGTGCGTCACCGCGGGGATCCTGTCGAAGAACCAGTTCCGGGCCGGCCTCGTGAAACTCGGAATGTGGGGCATGCTGGCGACGCTGGCCGTGCTTTCGATTCCCGGCTCGGGAATGATCCAGCGCGAACTGTCGCCCGCCGAGATCAAGAAGTTCGGCGGCGTTGTCGAGAAGGCTGCTCCCGCCGGTGAAGCGGCGCCCGAAGCCGAGAAAGTCATTCGGGAATTTCGCCCGATGTGGCTCGGCGTCTACGGCGCGGGCGCCCTGTTGATCCTGCTGGGAATCTCGGCGGGGCTGTTCAGTGTCCCGGTGCAGGTCTATCTGCAGGCCCGGGCCCCGGCCGAACAGAAAGGCCGGATCATCGGCGTGATGAACCTGTTCAACTGGATCGGCATCGCCGCAGCCGGTCCGTTCTGGAAGCTGTGCAATTCCTATCTCGGGAAATACCAGGCGCCGAACCTGCTCTTCGCGGCCGCGGCGCTGGGAGTGATTCCCCTGCTGATTCTCTATCGCCCGAAGGATGAGCAACTGGCGTAA
- the purH gene encoding bifunctional phosphoribosylaminoimidazolecarboxamide formyltransferase/IMP cyclohydrolase has translation MARRALISVSDKTGLGPFVKGLVDLEFEILSTGGTAKFLRDQGVKVIDVAEYTGFPEMMDGRVKTLHPRIHGGILGRPDLAEDAASMKEHGILPFELIVVNLYPFEQTVAKPNVKYEEAVEQIDIGGPSMVRSAAKNHAYVGIVTRADQYDEVLAALRAGQLSLQQRRRLMQAAFEMTARYDAAIAAHFLKEVQGSAAAAPPASAGLPQQLDLKFERRQELRYGENPHQKAAWYVEPSFGPTTVSAAQQVHGKELSYNNLLDLDAAVSIVREFKEPAATVIKHNNPCGCGIGATLAEAFDKAYEGDPISAFGSIIGLNRVVDAATVEQLCAPNRFIEAIIAPGFEPEAITALTTRPKWKNSVRLLELPQLMSAQAVSWEYRRIAGGLLVQERDELPEDETTWKVVTQRQPSEHERRDLAFAWKVCKHVKSNAILLAKAGMVVGVGAGQMSRVDSSWIAAHKAGSRSKGAVAASDAFFPFRDGVDQASQAGVTALIQPGGSVRDEEVIAACNELGLAMIFTGRRHFKH, from the coding sequence ATGGCACGCCGCGCGCTCATCAGCGTCAGCGATAAAACGGGGCTCGGTCCGTTCGTCAAAGGCCTCGTGGACCTCGAATTCGAGATCCTCTCGACAGGCGGAACGGCGAAGTTCCTGCGCGACCAGGGCGTGAAGGTGATCGATGTCGCCGAATACACCGGCTTTCCGGAGATGATGGATGGCCGCGTGAAGACGCTGCATCCGCGGATCCACGGCGGCATCCTCGGCCGCCCCGATCTCGCCGAAGACGCCGCATCGATGAAGGAGCACGGGATTCTCCCGTTCGAACTCATCGTCGTGAACCTCTATCCCTTCGAGCAGACGGTCGCCAAGCCGAACGTCAAATACGAAGAAGCGGTCGAACAGATCGACATCGGTGGGCCCAGCATGGTCCGCTCGGCGGCCAAGAACCACGCCTATGTCGGGATCGTCACCCGCGCCGACCAGTACGACGAAGTCCTCGCCGCGCTGCGGGCCGGGCAGCTGAGCCTTCAGCAGCGTCGACGCCTGATGCAGGCCGCGTTCGAAATGACGGCTCGCTACGACGCGGCCATCGCCGCCCACTTCCTCAAGGAAGTCCAGGGCTCCGCCGCCGCCGCGCCCCCCGCCAGCGCGGGCCTCCCGCAGCAACTCGACCTGAAGTTCGAGCGGCGGCAGGAACTCCGCTACGGCGAAAACCCGCACCAGAAGGCGGCCTGGTACGTCGAGCCCTCCTTCGGTCCCACGACGGTCTCCGCCGCGCAGCAGGTCCACGGCAAGGAACTCTCCTACAACAACCTGCTCGACCTCGACGCCGCCGTCTCGATTGTGCGCGAGTTCAAGGAGCCGGCCGCGACCGTTATCAAGCACAATAACCCGTGCGGCTGCGGCATCGGCGCGACCCTCGCCGAGGCGTTCGACAAGGCTTACGAGGGGGATCCGATTTCCGCGTTCGGATCGATCATCGGGCTGAACCGCGTCGTGGATGCCGCGACGGTCGAGCAGCTTTGTGCTCCGAACCGCTTCATTGAGGCGATCATCGCGCCGGGGTTCGAGCCCGAGGCGATCACCGCGCTGACCACGCGTCCGAAGTGGAAGAACAGCGTCCGGTTGCTCGAATTGCCGCAACTGATGAGCGCTCAGGCGGTCAGCTGGGAGTACCGCCGCATCGCCGGCGGACTGCTGGTGCAGGAGCGGGACGAGCTTCCGGAAGACGAGACGACGTGGAAGGTCGTGACGCAGCGTCAGCCTTCGGAGCACGAGCGCCGCGATCTCGCGTTCGCGTGGAAGGTCTGCAAGCACGTCAAATCGAACGCAATTCTCCTCGCGAAGGCCGGGATGGTTGTCGGCGTCGGCGCCGGGCAGATGAGTCGCGTCGATTCGTCCTGGATCGCCGCCCATAAGGCCGGGAGCCGCAGCAAGGGGGCCGTGGCCGCGTCGGATGCGTTCTTCCCGTTCCGGGACGGTGTCGACCAGGCCTCACAGGCCGGAGTCACCGCGCTGATCCAGCCGGGTGGTTCCGTCCGGGACGAGGAAGTCATCGCGGCCTGCAACGAACTGGGGCTGGCGATGATCTTCACCGGCCGCCGCCACTTCAAACACTGA
- a CDS encoding cyclase family protein, translated as MRWILVIALLPCRSVLGQAPLPSPFDDKGARIVDLAWPLNEKSPFWPGDNYTPFRLETIATLKEDGVSSKAFSMPEHLGTHIDAPNHFENDRPGVDAIPAERLFGPGVVIDLAVKCEMDPDAMLTVADIADWEKSHGAIPRGAIVLLQTGWGRHATNPARYQNRDVMGKMHFPGFSAEAAEWLVREREVRGIGLDTLSIDRGLSTKFEVHHVINKAGRYGLENVAHLDQLPATGFGLIVAPIKIEGGTGGPTRIWAVVPKGPGEPAR; from the coding sequence ATGCGTTGGATCCTCGTCATCGCGTTGCTTCCCTGCAGATCCGTGCTCGGCCAGGCCCCGCTCCCTTCTCCGTTCGACGACAAGGGCGCCCGCATCGTCGACCTCGCCTGGCCATTGAACGAGAAGTCTCCCTTCTGGCCTGGCGACAACTACACGCCGTTCCGTCTCGAAACGATCGCAACGCTCAAGGAGGATGGCGTCTCCTCCAAGGCCTTCTCGATGCCGGAGCATCTGGGAACACACATTGATGCGCCCAATCATTTCGAGAACGACCGACCAGGCGTCGACGCGATTCCCGCCGAACGACTCTTCGGGCCCGGCGTCGTCATCGACCTGGCTGTGAAGTGCGAAATGGATCCCGATGCGATGCTCACCGTCGCCGACATCGCGGACTGGGAAAAGTCGCATGGAGCAATCCCGCGTGGGGCGATCGTCCTGCTCCAGACCGGCTGGGGCCGTCATGCAACCAACCCGGCGCGGTACCAGAACCGCGACGTGATGGGAAAGATGCACTTCCCCGGCTTCTCGGCCGAGGCGGCCGAATGGCTCGTGCGCGAACGCGAGGTCCGCGGCATCGGTCTCGACACCCTGAGCATCGATCGCGGCCTCTCGACAAAATTCGAAGTGCACCACGTCATCAACAAAGCGGGCCGATACGGGCTCGAGAACGTAGCCCACCTCGATCAACTCCCCGCCACCGGCTTCGGCCTGATCGTTGCCCCTATCAAGATCGAGGGGGGAACGGGGGGACCGACGCGCATCTGGGCCGTAGTCCCGAAAGGCCCCGGCGAACCAGCCCGCTGA